A single region of the Arsenicicoccus dermatophilus genome encodes:
- a CDS encoding iron-siderophore ABC transporter substrate-binding protein gives MALASACSSGPGPTSTSSGAAGAARTATGSSGAFPVQVKHALGTTTIPAAPRRVVTLGQGAAETAIALGTVPVGTETFAWGADKDGHLPWVREAVTKAGQPLPTTFPGGEQVAVEKIAELKPDLILAPWSGVTKEQYAELSEIAPTVAYDKAPWATTWDGEIRVVAKALGKPAEGEQQIRAIEARFAEAVAAHPQFRGKTFSYVYTTGPGTLGVYLPTEQRVAMIAKLGLTPDPAIASFAPADGSDHALIGLENADRLKGSDLIFTWYLDEASKKQVLAQPLYAGIPAVRRDTVVTSGDRQLVTAMSMINPLTVPWALPRLTPLIDAQVARLGA, from the coding sequence GTGGCCCTCGCCTCCGCCTGCTCGTCGGGCCCGGGCCCGACGAGCACCTCCTCCGGCGCGGCCGGTGCCGCTCGCACCGCCACCGGCTCCTCCGGCGCCTTCCCCGTGCAGGTCAAGCACGCCCTGGGCACCACCACCATCCCGGCCGCGCCCCGGCGCGTCGTCACCCTCGGCCAGGGCGCCGCAGAGACCGCCATCGCGCTCGGCACCGTCCCCGTGGGCACCGAGACCTTCGCCTGGGGCGCCGACAAGGACGGGCACCTGCCGTGGGTGCGGGAGGCGGTGACCAAGGCAGGGCAGCCCCTGCCCACGACCTTCCCCGGGGGCGAGCAGGTGGCGGTCGAGAAGATCGCCGAGCTCAAGCCGGACCTGATCCTGGCTCCCTGGTCCGGGGTGACCAAGGAGCAGTACGCCGAGCTGTCCGAGATCGCTCCGACCGTGGCCTACGACAAGGCTCCCTGGGCCACGACCTGGGACGGCGAGATCCGGGTGGTCGCCAAGGCCCTCGGCAAGCCCGCGGAGGGCGAGCAGCAGATCCGCGCCATCGAGGCGCGGTTCGCCGAGGCGGTCGCCGCCCACCCGCAGTTCCGCGGCAAGACCTTCTCCTACGTCTACACGACCGGCCCCGGCACGCTCGGGGTCTACCTCCCCACCGAGCAGCGGGTCGCCATGATCGCCAAGCTCGGTCTGACCCCCGACCCGGCGATCGCGTCGTTCGCGCCCGCGGACGGCAGCGACCACGCCCTCATCGGCCTGGAGAACGCCGACCGGCTCAAGGGCTCCGACCTGATCTTCACGTGGTACCTCGACGAGGCCTCCAAGAAGCAGGTCCTGGCCCAGCCCCTGTATGCCGGCATACCGGCCGTGCGTCGCGACACCGTCGTCACCTCCGGGGACCGACAGCTGGTGACCGCCATGTCGATGATCAACCCGCTGACCGTCCCGTGGGCCCTGCCGCGGCTCACCCCGCTGATCGACGCGCAGGTCGCCCGGCTCGGCGCCTGA
- a CDS encoding siderophore-interacting protein, with the protein MIAPYRLHDVEVSAVREVSPHLRRVTVTGALLDRVAPRTLDRRIKLVLPRRAGDDLRDLPRGCDWWAGWRAMTDPPPVRTYTVRQVRPQRREVDVEMVLHDGAGPAGSWAATAAPGDRLAVALPQAHHPDAHDVGIAWRPGTATEILLAGDETALPAIANIVAELPESTTGQVYVEVPTSADRPGLRAPAGVTVHEVARDGRPHGTALLTAVRDTGQPAPPPQPGPRRRSRLDPPVPPGPDELLWEEPEPGPGSHYAWLAGESSVVRELRTHLLGERGWPRQRVAFMGYWRRGRVHP; encoded by the coding sequence GTGATCGCCCCCTACCGCCTGCACGACGTCGAGGTGAGCGCTGTCCGAGAGGTCTCGCCGCACCTGCGACGCGTGACCGTCACCGGAGCCCTGCTCGACCGGGTCGCGCCGCGCACCCTGGACCGCCGGATCAAGCTGGTCCTGCCCCGCCGAGCAGGTGACGACCTGAGGGACCTGCCCCGCGGCTGCGACTGGTGGGCGGGGTGGCGGGCCATGACCGACCCGCCGCCCGTGCGGACCTACACCGTCCGTCAGGTGCGTCCGCAGCGACGCGAGGTCGACGTCGAGATGGTGCTGCACGACGGGGCCGGCCCGGCCGGGTCCTGGGCCGCCACCGCCGCGCCGGGGGACCGTCTGGCCGTCGCCCTGCCTCAGGCGCACCACCCGGACGCCCACGACGTCGGGATCGCCTGGCGCCCCGGCACGGCCACCGAGATCCTCCTCGCGGGCGACGAGACGGCGCTGCCCGCGATCGCCAATATCGTGGCGGAGCTCCCGGAGAGCACGACGGGCCAGGTGTATGTCGAGGTGCCCACCTCGGCGGACCGTCCGGGGCTGCGTGCCCCGGCGGGGGTGACCGTGCACGAGGTCGCCCGCGACGGTCGTCCCCACGGCACCGCCCTGCTGACGGCCGTCCGGGACACCGGGCAGCCCGCGCCCCCGCCGCAGCCGGGTCCCCGCCGCCGCAGCAGGCTCGACCCGCCGGTCCCGCCCGGGCCCGACGAGCTGCTGTGGGAGGAGCCGGAGCCGGGCCCCGGCAGCCACTACGCGTGGCTGGCGGGGGAGAGCTCGGTCGTCCGGGAGCTACGGACCCACCTGCTGGGCGAGCGCGGGTGGCCCCGGCAGCGGGTGGCCTTCATGGGCTACTGGCGTCGCGGTCGCGTCCATCCGTGA
- the argS gene encoding arginine--tRNA ligase — MVAPIEALTPAVQSALVAAFGEDVRGADPVLRPSQFADVQVNAAMALAKRLGQKPRDVAQAIVDHLATDGPVASAEVAGPGFVNITFADSWIAEQAQAAQADPRLGVATQEREIIPIDYSAPNVAKEMHVGHLRTTIIGDSLARTLEHLGHQVIRQNHVGDWGTPFGMLVEHLLEVGEDSPEAHVVETDPNAFYQAARVKFDDNEDFAVRARARVVRLQAGDPETLRLWGKLYDLSKSYFNRVYSTLGVTLTDADLAGESAYNDALPGICADLQAKGIATEDDGALVVFLPGFTGREDKPVPLFIRKSDGGYGYGTTDVATVKHRVEDLHADRILYVIGVTQSLHLQMVYETARRAGYLPEQVEVEHVKIGSVLGEDRKILKTRSGAPLRLMYLLDEAVQHARAYIDQARPELPEDERARIARQVGIGGVKYADLSVAHDSDYVFDLDRMLALTGNTGPYLQYATARIRSIFRTLMTDPAEQDAPIRLTEPAERELALKLLDFGGVVAQVGAVYEPHRLCTYLFELAQTFSSFYEQCPVLKADQEETKQSRLTLCALTLRTLVQGLDLLGVETPERM; from the coding sequence ATGGTTGCCCCGATCGAAGCCCTCACCCCGGCTGTCCAGTCCGCCCTCGTCGCCGCCTTCGGCGAGGACGTCCGTGGGGCCGATCCGGTGCTGCGACCCAGCCAGTTCGCCGACGTCCAGGTCAACGCCGCCATGGCCCTGGCCAAGCGGCTCGGCCAGAAGCCCCGCGATGTCGCCCAGGCGATCGTCGACCACCTCGCCACCGACGGACCGGTCGCCTCGGCCGAGGTCGCCGGACCCGGCTTCGTCAACATCACCTTCGCCGACTCCTGGATCGCCGAGCAGGCCCAGGCCGCGCAGGCCGACCCGCGGCTCGGGGTGGCCACCCAGGAGCGGGAGATCATCCCGATCGACTACTCCGCGCCCAACGTCGCCAAGGAGATGCACGTCGGGCACCTGCGCACGACGATCATCGGCGACTCCCTCGCCCGCACCCTGGAGCACCTCGGCCACCAGGTGATCCGGCAGAACCACGTCGGCGACTGGGGCACGCCCTTCGGGATGCTCGTCGAGCACCTGCTCGAGGTCGGCGAGGACTCCCCCGAGGCCCACGTGGTCGAGACCGACCCCAACGCGTTCTACCAGGCCGCGCGCGTGAAGTTCGACGACAACGAGGACTTCGCGGTCCGCGCCCGGGCCCGCGTGGTCAGGCTGCAGGCCGGCGACCCGGAGACGCTGCGACTGTGGGGCAAGCTCTACGACCTGTCCAAGAGCTACTTCAACCGCGTCTACTCCACCCTCGGCGTGACGCTGACCGACGCCGACCTGGCCGGGGAGTCGGCCTACAACGACGCCCTGCCAGGAATCTGCGCAGACCTGCAGGCCAAGGGGATCGCGACCGAGGACGACGGTGCGCTGGTGGTCTTCCTGCCCGGCTTCACCGGTCGCGAGGACAAGCCGGTGCCGCTGTTCATCCGCAAGTCCGACGGTGGCTACGGCTACGGCACCACCGACGTCGCGACCGTCAAGCACCGGGTCGAGGACCTGCACGCCGACCGCATCCTCTACGTCATCGGGGTCACCCAGTCGCTGCACCTGCAGATGGTCTACGAGACCGCGCGGCGGGCGGGCTACCTGCCGGAGCAGGTCGAGGTCGAGCACGTCAAGATCGGCTCGGTGCTCGGCGAGGACCGCAAGATCCTCAAGACCCGGTCGGGCGCCCCGCTGCGGCTGATGTACCTGCTGGACGAGGCGGTGCAGCACGCGCGGGCCTACATCGACCAGGCCCGGCCCGAGCTGCCCGAGGACGAGCGGGCCCGGATCGCCCGCCAGGTCGGGATCGGTGGTGTGAAGTATGCCGACCTGTCCGTGGCGCACGACTCGGACTACGTCTTCGACCTGGACCGGATGCTCGCCCTCACCGGCAACACCGGCCCCTACCTGCAGTACGCCACCGCCCGGATCCGGTCGATCTTCCGCACGCTGATGACCGACCCCGCCGAGCAGGACGCGCCGATCCGGCTCACCGAGCCCGCCGAGCGCGAGCTCGCGCTCAAGCTGCTCGACTTCGGCGGGGTCGTGGCCCAGGTGGGCGCGGTCTACGAGCCGCACCGGCTGTGCACCTACCTGTTCGAGCTGGCCCAGACCTTCTCGTCGTTCTACGAGCAGTGCCCGGTGCTCAAGGCCGACCAGGAGGAGACGAAGCAGTCGCGGCTCACCCTGTGCGCACTGACGCTACGCACCCTCGTGCAGGGCCTGGACCTGCTCGGGGTGGAGACGCCCGAGCGCATGTGA
- a CDS encoding iron chelate uptake ABC transporter family permease subunit, with translation MRPLQAGALVGALLLAVGASLALGSRPVSLPELADAARGLGDEHVQAVWATRVPRTGVGLLCGAALAAAGSALQTATRNPLGDPGMLGLSAGASAGIVGVITLSGASGLGIVAAGPSSASWRPPR, from the coding sequence ATGAGGCCGCTGCAGGCCGGCGCCCTCGTCGGCGCGCTGCTCCTCGCCGTCGGCGCCAGCCTGGCCCTGGGGAGCCGACCGGTGTCCCTGCCCGAGCTGGCGGACGCGGCCCGGGGACTCGGCGACGAGCACGTCCAGGCGGTCTGGGCGACCCGGGTGCCTCGCACCGGGGTCGGGCTGCTGTGCGGCGCGGCGCTCGCAGCGGCCGGGTCGGCCCTGCAGACGGCGACCCGCAACCCGCTCGGCGACCCCGGCATGCTGGGGCTGTCGGCCGGGGCCTCGGCCGGCATCGTCGGCGTGATCACCCTGTCCGGGGCCTCCGGTCTGGGGATCGTCGCCGCGGGGCCTTCGTCGGCCTCGTGGCGACCGCCGCGGTGA